One Desulfobulbus propionicus DSM 2032 DNA segment encodes these proteins:
- a CDS encoding translocation/assembly module TamB domain-containing protein, producing the protein MNRWLRRIALSWLPLLAAMALLIVLATTETGLRGLVRLSNHLLTGLITIGSASGTLMGPMQFHNVRYDDGIDTVLIESMNVSWSPGHLRHRQIRVHAVRGAGVQVYLGESQGETALIPFSLPAHLAIDTISAEEITIFSDQKAMWRITTGQLTNLSYQGNTLGFDDLVLKSRESVLRAKGQLQTDNEYPLHWTLEAQVQPNGYQPIAARGTLTGPLNRLILDAQLSSPFPSQLNGRLDNLLGAKTTWEARLKTPAAALPDIHRQWPDQRFSDVSIDGRGTLDAYSLSMHAKTMWAASRESVTVDAAIEGDLDQLRIHALHLTQSRESLTLQGRLGWHPHLAWHATMEGAHLDPSRVWENWPGDVSFQLATEGERHGTDVKATFLLPKLQGTLRQFPLTGKGEAHVDGNQVHIPDVLLASAHSTLRLQGKIENTVDLSVELHSGNLREIWPQARGSVDLRGRLSGQQDKPELSLQLAGARIGFENTSIDKLSAQASGSLAKDGSLKGSLKAEGGRFGSTSLDRLLVQLNGPLSDHSLTVEGRNTDITAAMTVQGQLIAAAWQGTIRQLSFADRHFGSWQMRQPAALSVSSAQCELKPVCLNGPRSARLCAAGSWKAEAPWHIHGELAAFALDSLNTPLNLPWPVEGQLNAILDLHGLHAGITTGSLHADSAGMTMRLPVDQGHGIQQLQWTKNALRVDYATGELHLVVDNELADGSHLRADFTQVNPNPLASSLMSNPIKGKVQLQIKELSPVALLTDQAIVLSGTLKGGFDITGTPTAPLFAGRLDLAHGQAAIPPLGITLAPLVVTAQGDAAAMRLQASANSGSGTIEVTCALRLQAPDANLAVIHLKGERFKAARLPEIDLDISPDLQVTVNRQQMDIRGEVYIPKAKITTIDFAQAIAASNDVVIIDEEAPRTAWTDLPLSMTVKVIAGDDVRLDAFGLRGVITGDVQVTSQPGRPQIGNGTLMVHQGSFTVYGRRLKIDSGRLLFSGGPLTNPGIELRSENKTDKATTGIRVEGFLQKPEISFYSSPAMEQAAIVAHLLETTAIGGETREDLGFLGKAASTVGLGGLVPYFQSLKTISMIDEIKLETGTSYDELSLVFGSWLTPDFYVSYGKDLVKESGFFQTRFNLGNGFSFQTETGASQSGGDIKYEFEY; encoded by the coding sequence ATGAACAGATGGTTGCGGCGCATCGCCCTTTCCTGGCTGCCGCTGCTTGCGGCCATGGCCCTCCTCATTGTTCTCGCCACGACCGAAACAGGATTGCGCGGGCTGGTGCGGTTGAGCAATCACCTGTTGACTGGACTGATTACCATCGGCTCGGCTTCCGGTACCCTGATGGGCCCCATGCAGTTTCACAACGTTCGCTACGACGATGGCATCGACACGGTTCTGATCGAGTCGATGAACGTCAGCTGGTCCCCTGGGCACCTGCGCCACCGCCAGATTCGGGTCCACGCCGTGCGCGGCGCCGGCGTTCAGGTGTATCTGGGAGAAAGCCAGGGAGAGACCGCCCTGATCCCGTTTTCCCTGCCTGCCCACCTGGCGATAGACACAATTTCCGCCGAGGAAATAACAATCTTCTCCGATCAGAAGGCGATGTGGCGCATCACGACCGGCCAGTTGACCAACCTTTCCTATCAGGGGAACACGCTGGGATTCGACGACCTTGTCCTGAAAAGCAGGGAGAGCGTCCTCCGCGCCAAGGGCCAACTCCAGACGGACAACGAGTACCCGCTGCACTGGACCCTGGAGGCTCAGGTGCAACCGAACGGATATCAGCCGATCGCGGCACGCGGCACCCTGACGGGACCGTTGAACCGGCTCATACTCGATGCGCAGCTCAGCAGCCCCTTCCCCTCACAGCTGAACGGCCGGCTCGATAATCTCCTGGGCGCGAAAACGACGTGGGAGGCGCGACTCAAGACTCCCGCCGCAGCACTGCCCGACATCCACCGGCAATGGCCCGATCAGCGTTTCAGCGATGTGTCCATCGACGGCCGAGGCACCCTGGATGCCTACAGCCTGAGCATGCACGCCAAGACCATGTGGGCCGCAAGCCGGGAGTCGGTCACGGTTGACGCGGCAATTGAGGGCGACCTTGACCAATTGCGAATTCATGCCCTGCATCTCACCCAAAGCCGAGAATCGCTTACCCTGCAGGGCAGACTGGGATGGCATCCGCACCTCGCCTGGCACGCCACCATGGAAGGTGCCCACCTTGATCCCTCCCGTGTCTGGGAGAATTGGCCCGGCGATGTCAGCTTCCAGCTGGCCACCGAGGGCGAACGGCACGGAACGGACGTCAAGGCGACCTTTCTGTTGCCCAAACTCCAGGGTACCCTGCGCCAATTCCCGCTCACCGGCAAAGGAGAAGCGCATGTGGACGGCAACCAAGTGCACATCCCCGACGTCCTCCTTGCCAGCGCTCACTCAACGCTGCGTCTCCAAGGGAAGATCGAGAACACCGTGGATCTCTCCGTGGAGCTGCACTCCGGCAACTTGAGGGAAATATGGCCGCAGGCTCGGGGTTCGGTCGATCTTCGCGGGCGGCTGTCCGGACAACAGGACAAACCGGAGCTCTCGCTTCAGCTTGCCGGAGCCCGTATCGGGTTCGAAAACACCAGTATTGACAAACTCTCCGCGCAAGCGAGTGGCTCCCTTGCCAAAGATGGATCTCTCAAGGGATCACTCAAAGCCGAAGGGGGCCGATTCGGCTCGACCAGTCTGGATCGACTCCTCGTCCAACTCAATGGGCCGCTCAGCGATCACAGTCTCACGGTTGAAGGCCGGAACACCGACATCACTGCCGCCATGACGGTGCAAGGACAACTTATCGCCGCCGCCTGGCAAGGGACTATCCGCCAACTCTCCTTTGCCGATCGTCATTTTGGCAGTTGGCAGATGCGTCAACCCGCCGCCCTGTCGGTCTCTTCCGCGCAGTGCGAACTCAAACCAGTCTGCCTGAACGGCCCGCGCTCAGCCCGTCTGTGCGCGGCCGGTTCCTGGAAAGCGGAGGCTCCTTGGCACATCCATGGGGAACTTGCCGCCTTTGCCCTGGACAGTCTGAATACCCCGTTGAATCTGCCTTGGCCAGTTGAAGGACAGCTCAACGCTATACTAGACCTGCACGGCCTCCATGCCGGGATCACCACAGGCAGCCTTCACGCGGACAGCGCAGGCATGACAATGCGCCTCCCCGTTGATCAAGGCCACGGCATCCAGCAGTTGCAATGGACAAAAAACGCGCTGCGGGTGGACTACGCCACCGGAGAACTGCACCTTGTCGTGGACAACGAACTGGCCGATGGCAGTCATCTCCGTGCCGATTTCACCCAAGTCAATCCCAACCCGCTTGCCTCCAGCCTAATGAGCAATCCGATCAAGGGCAAGGTACAGTTGCAGATTAAGGAGCTCAGCCCCGTGGCTTTGTTGACCGATCAGGCCATCGTCCTCTCCGGGACCTTGAAGGGCGGATTCGATATCACGGGCACCCCCACCGCGCCCTTGTTCGCCGGTCGGCTGGACCTTGCACATGGCCAAGCGGCCATACCGCCGCTGGGGATCACCCTGGCCCCATTGGTGGTGACCGCGCAAGGGGATGCGGCGGCAATGCGTCTTCAAGCCTCGGCCAACTCTGGCTCCGGGACGATCGAGGTAACCTGCGCCTTACGCCTTCAAGCACCAGACGCCAACCTCGCGGTCATCCATCTCAAGGGTGAACGGTTCAAAGCCGCTCGCCTGCCTGAAATTGATCTCGATATTTCTCCCGACCTTCAGGTGACTGTCAACAGACAGCAAATGGATATCAGAGGCGAGGTATATATTCCGAAGGCGAAAATCACTACCATCGATTTTGCTCAAGCAATCGCGGCGTCAAACGATGTTGTCATCATCGATGAAGAGGCGCCGCGCACCGCTTGGACCGATCTTCCCCTGTCCATGACGGTTAAGGTCATTGCCGGGGACGATGTGCGTCTCGATGCTTTCGGCCTGCGAGGCGTCATCACAGGCGATGTGCAGGTGACCAGTCAACCGGGTCGGCCACAAATTGGCAACGGCACCTTGATGGTTCACCAGGGATCGTTCACCGTCTATGGCCGACGCCTGAAAATCGACTCCGGACGCCTTCTTTTCTCCGGTGGGCCACTCACCAATCCGGGAATCGAGTTGCGCAGCGAAAATAAAACAGACAAAGCGACAACAGGCATTCGGGTGGAAGGTTTCCTGCAAAAACCTGAAATTTCCTTCTATTCGAGCCCGGCGATGGAGCAAGCAGCCATTGTTGCACATCTCTTGGAGACCACCGCTATCGGCGGTGAAACGAGAGAGGACCTGGGATTTTTGGGAAAAGCAGCCAGCACGGTTGGATTAGGCGGACTGGTCCCCTATTTCCAAAGCCTCAAAACAATTTCCATGATTGATGAGATCAAACTGGAAACAGGGACCAGTTACGATGAATTGTCGCTGGTCTTTGGCAGTTGGCTGACTCCCGACTTTTATGTCAGTTACGGAAAGGATTTGGTCAAGGAATCTGGTTTTTTTCAGACCCGCTTCAATCTCGGCAACGGTTTCTCCTTTCAAACAGAAACCGGCGCGTCCCAAAGCGGTGGCGACATCAAATATGAATTTGAATATTAG
- a CDS encoding dihydropteroate synthase has protein sequence MKPSVASLYQAVELQQEIPPLLIGERANANGSKKFRELLLADDYESCLAIALEQETKGAQVIDLCTAYAGRDEINDLTTLVRLCAKSLKAPLMIDSTTPECIEACLRIYPGRAIVNSINLEDGGINIRRICRAAKKFGAAVVALTIDEKGMAMSSEDKVRIAKAIHAIAVDECGLRPKDLLFDCLTFTVGSGDDSLRNAALHTLEGIRRIKAELPGCLTVLGLSNISFGLSPQARRILNSVFLHQAVEAGLDAAIVDAAKIVPLARIATEDREVCLDLLFNRRGEGDKDPLMRFIDHFSAKKQEEAGEEQGTTLTAEQQLFRKVMDGDKNDLEDLLVILQQRFKAIDIINQILVPAMRHVGELFGKGEILLPFVLQSAEVMKAAVTLLEPFMDKTEGSTTTKILLATVQGDVHDIGKNLVDIILSNNGYTVYNIGIKVPAETVIEKAKEYRVDLIGLSGLLVKSALVMQDSMPQFREAGLGAPILLGGAALTAKFVAESCVPQYDGPVVYCADAFAGLKAVQAFEAGTLRSTEYDSSAAIKPMKPGIKVTDLDRTNPVPTPPFWGQRYVEDIDPEVLFPLVNMQALFRGRWGYRRGKMGAGEYDRLIQETVRPLYKTLKQKALTEGWLRPKVSYGYYPCYSEGETLVVEADGREHRFSFPRQSEAPFLCIADYFKPAPMGGDVAGFFIVTIGERIGSEIAKLYQENAYHDYLMLHGFSVEVTDALAEYWHGRMRDELGIGGKSPNVYGALTQEYQGSRYGFGYPACPDLDVHRLLFAFLKPDAIGISLTENMQMVPEQTTSAIVAHHPQAKYFAV, from the coding sequence ATGAAGCCATCGGTTGCCAGTCTCTACCAGGCTGTTGAATTGCAACAAGAGATTCCTCCCCTACTAATTGGTGAACGGGCCAACGCCAACGGCTCCAAGAAATTCCGCGAATTGCTTCTTGCCGACGATTATGAGAGCTGTCTTGCGATCGCCCTGGAGCAGGAAACCAAAGGCGCGCAGGTCATTGATCTGTGCACCGCCTACGCGGGCCGGGATGAAATCAACGATTTGACCACATTGGTGCGTCTGTGCGCCAAGTCCTTGAAAGCACCGTTGATGATCGATTCAACCACGCCAGAGTGCATCGAGGCCTGTTTGCGGATTTACCCTGGCCGAGCGATCGTCAATTCCATCAATCTCGAGGATGGGGGAATCAACATCCGCCGCATCTGTCGAGCGGCAAAAAAGTTTGGGGCCGCAGTGGTTGCCCTGACCATCGACGAAAAGGGCATGGCCATGTCCAGTGAGGACAAAGTCCGCATTGCCAAGGCCATCCATGCCATCGCGGTTGACGAGTGCGGCCTGCGCCCCAAGGATCTTCTGTTTGATTGTCTGACGTTCACCGTTGGTTCTGGCGATGACAGCCTGCGCAATGCTGCTCTCCATACCCTGGAGGGAATACGGCGGATCAAGGCCGAGTTGCCAGGCTGTCTCACGGTTCTTGGATTGAGCAACATCTCCTTTGGCCTCTCCCCCCAGGCCCGTCGTATTCTTAATTCGGTTTTTCTGCACCAAGCGGTGGAGGCGGGATTGGATGCGGCCATTGTTGATGCGGCCAAGATTGTTCCTCTCGCCCGGATTGCCACAGAGGATCGAGAGGTTTGTCTGGATTTGCTCTTCAACCGGAGAGGAGAAGGAGATAAGGACCCCCTGATGCGGTTCATCGACCATTTCAGCGCGAAAAAGCAGGAAGAAGCAGGGGAAGAGCAGGGGACAACGTTGACGGCGGAACAGCAGCTTTTCCGCAAGGTGATGGATGGCGATAAAAATGACCTCGAGGATCTCCTGGTCATTCTGCAGCAACGGTTCAAAGCGATCGACATTATCAACCAAATTTTGGTGCCAGCCATGCGCCATGTGGGTGAGTTGTTCGGCAAGGGAGAGATTCTCCTGCCCTTTGTGCTACAATCGGCAGAAGTGATGAAGGCAGCGGTCACCCTGTTGGAGCCGTTCATGGACAAAACCGAGGGCTCCACGACTACCAAAATTTTGCTGGCCACTGTTCAGGGCGATGTCCACGACATCGGCAAGAATCTGGTGGACATCATTCTCTCCAACAATGGCTACACGGTCTACAATATCGGTATTAAGGTGCCGGCGGAAACGGTGATCGAAAAGGCCAAAGAATACCGGGTCGATCTCATTGGCCTCAGCGGCTTGCTGGTTAAATCAGCCTTGGTCATGCAAGATTCCATGCCACAGTTCCGCGAAGCCGGCCTGGGCGCGCCTATCTTGCTTGGAGGCGCGGCGTTGACCGCCAAATTTGTCGCTGAGTCGTGCGTGCCCCAATACGATGGACCGGTGGTGTACTGCGCCGACGCTTTTGCTGGCCTGAAAGCGGTTCAAGCGTTTGAGGCAGGGACCCTGCGGTCCACCGAATACGACAGTTCTGCGGCCATTAAGCCGATGAAACCGGGCATTAAGGTCACTGATCTTGATCGGACGAATCCTGTCCCCACCCCTCCTTTTTGGGGCCAGCGCTATGTTGAAGATATTGACCCGGAGGTGCTCTTCCCCTTGGTCAACATGCAGGCCCTCTTCCGTGGCCGCTGGGGATATCGACGCGGTAAAATGGGGGCAGGGGAGTATGATCGACTCATTCAGGAAACCGTTCGGCCCTTATATAAGACACTGAAGCAGAAAGCTTTGACTGAAGGCTGGCTTCGGCCAAAAGTGAGTTATGGATACTACCCCTGTTATTCGGAGGGAGAGACGCTGGTTGTCGAGGCGGATGGTAGAGAACATCGATTTTCCTTTCCGCGACAGAGTGAGGCGCCCTTTCTTTGTATCGCTGATTATTTCAAACCAGCACCCATGGGGGGAGACGTTGCTGGATTTTTCATTGTCACCATTGGCGAGAGAATTGGGTCGGAGATAGCCAAATTGTATCAGGAAAACGCGTACCATGATTATCTCATGCTCCATGGGTTCAGTGTCGAAGTCACCGATGCCTTGGCCGAGTACTGGCATGGAAGGATGCGGGATGAACTGGGGATTGGCGGTAAATCGCCGAATGTGTATGGGGCGCTGACCCAAGAATATCAAGGTTCTCGGTATGGATTTGGTTACCCGGCCTGTCCAGATCTCGACGTGCATCGGTTGCTTTTTGCCTTTCTCAAGCCCGATGCCATCGGTATTTCGTTAACCGAAAACATGCAGATGGTTCCTGAACAGACAACTTCGGCGATAGTTGCCCATCATCCTCAAGCCAAATATTTTGCGGTGTAG
- a CDS encoding autotransporter assembly complex protein TamA: MFIPFPPLPFHLRTRRTNHSPCRGRGASLLLFLALLLATGLGRAHAYSGIEIIISGDLSENQRRNIRSYLSLARLPEDEPPTALMISQLVAKAPKEAGKALEPFGYYSPDISVSQRQANGKRQIELAVTTGPPVIIKDVNIVVNGPGGQDGPLQEAVQRFPLHQGDVLDHQRYEEGKDNLIALALERGYQQAIFRNNRVEVRRKEHSASLHLRLDTGPRYVFGPLTFAADFIDHDLLRKIAPVREGDPFSPKALTRLRQSLYNADYFTSVDVVYDLDQAVDHKVPVKVVLAPNLTHKYGIGLGYGTDTGPRGTFEYINRHLNPFGHQLNLVCQPSERKSNLGAVYTIPIGDPKKDRLTLSAKYETEQFDSTDTKTLNTVVSHDHFREKGEYSTYVQFLDEQYDIGAETDAAALIIPGVKGSVFWADDRIATKRGIRLTASAIGSEETLLADTSFAQLTLRTKAIYTFFDQWRIIGRSDIGTTLVDDLDDLPPSLRYYAGGDQSVRGYGYKKISPKDADGNLLGGKNLFTYSVELERSLFDQWSGAVFYDSGTATNSFSALTLRSGAGVGLRWNGVFGQIRLDLAKALDEEGAWRLHFTLGADL; the protein is encoded by the coding sequence ATGTTCATCCCCTTTCCTCCCCTGCCCTTTCATCTCCGGACACGCCGAACAAACCATTCCCCCTGTCGCGGCCGCGGGGCGTCTCTCCTCCTTTTCCTTGCCCTACTGCTGGCGACCGGCCTGGGCCGGGCCCACGCCTACTCCGGAATCGAGATCATCATCTCTGGCGATCTCTCGGAAAACCAGCGCCGCAATATCCGCAGTTATCTTTCCCTGGCCAGACTGCCGGAGGACGAGCCTCCCACCGCCCTCATGATCAGCCAGCTGGTCGCCAAAGCTCCCAAAGAGGCGGGCAAGGCCTTGGAGCCCTTTGGCTACTATTCCCCTGACATCAGCGTGTCGCAGCGGCAGGCCAACGGTAAACGCCAGATCGAACTGGCGGTGACCACCGGCCCGCCGGTCATCATCAAGGACGTAAACATCGTGGTGAACGGTCCGGGCGGACAGGACGGGCCATTGCAGGAGGCGGTGCAACGCTTTCCCTTGCACCAGGGAGATGTCCTGGACCATCAGCGGTATGAAGAGGGCAAGGATAATCTGATCGCCCTGGCCTTGGAACGGGGATACCAGCAAGCCATCTTCCGCAACAATCGTGTCGAGGTACGCAGAAAGGAACACAGCGCCTCCCTGCACCTGCGCCTCGATACGGGCCCCCGTTATGTGTTTGGCCCCCTCACTTTTGCAGCGGATTTCATTGATCATGACCTGCTCCGGAAAATCGCTCCGGTCCGCGAAGGCGATCCTTTTTCCCCCAAGGCCCTGACCCGCTTGCGCCAGTCACTGTACAACGCCGATTACTTCACCTCGGTCGACGTCGTCTACGACCTTGACCAGGCCGTCGACCACAAAGTGCCGGTCAAGGTCGTTCTCGCCCCCAACTTGACCCACAAGTACGGCATCGGCCTGGGATACGGTACCGATACCGGCCCACGGGGGACCTTTGAATACATCAACCGCCACCTCAACCCGTTCGGTCACCAGCTCAACCTGGTCTGCCAGCCCTCGGAACGGAAAAGCAATCTCGGCGCGGTCTACACCATCCCCATCGGCGACCCCAAAAAGGACCGCCTGACCCTGAGCGCCAAATACGAGACCGAACAGTTCGACAGCACCGATACCAAAACCTTGAACACCGTGGTCAGCCACGATCATTTCCGGGAAAAAGGCGAGTATTCCACCTATGTGCAATTCCTTGACGAACAGTACGATATCGGAGCCGAAACCGATGCGGCCGCCCTGATCATTCCCGGCGTCAAGGGCAGCGTCTTTTGGGCGGATGACCGCATCGCCACCAAACGGGGGATTCGCTTGACGGCCAGTGCCATTGGCAGCGAAGAAACCCTGCTTGCCGATACCAGCTTTGCGCAGCTCACCCTGCGGACCAAGGCAATCTACACGTTTTTCGATCAGTGGCGAATCATCGGCCGTTCGGACATCGGCACCACCCTGGTTGACGACCTCGACGATTTGCCGCCTTCGCTCCGCTATTATGCGGGCGGCGACCAGAGTGTCCGCGGCTACGGTTATAAGAAAATCAGCCCCAAGGATGCGGACGGCAACCTCCTGGGCGGAAAAAATCTCTTTACCTACAGCGTAGAGCTGGAACGGTCGCTGTTCGACCAATGGAGCGGTGCTGTTTTTTACGATAGTGGAACGGCAACCAACAGCTTTTCCGCCCTCACTCTTCGGTCCGGGGCCGGTGTCGGTCTCCGCTGGAACGGGGTTTTCGGGCAGATTCGCCTCGACCTGGCCAAGGCACTTGACGAGGAAGGGGCCTGGCGCCTCCATTTCACCCTGGGGGCTGATCTTTGA
- a CDS encoding rubredoxin, with the protein MTTANERYICANCGYIYAPSAGDSMNNIPPGTPFEELPPEWVCPMCYASQDQFDPLD; encoded by the coding sequence ATGACAACAGCCAATGAGCGATACATCTGTGCCAATTGTGGCTACATTTATGCCCCTTCAGCGGGCGATTCTATGAATAATATTCCGCCGGGTACCCCATTTGAGGAACTTCCACCGGAATGGGTTTGTCCCATGTGTTACGCCAGCCAGGATCAATTTGACCCTCTTGATTAA
- the clpB gene encoding ATP-dependent chaperone ClpB gives MQLDKFTLKSQEAIQAAQQLAQANGNQELHPEHLLKAILEQPDGVVVPVLQKMGVTPSVVLSETNQLINALPKVSGSGAGQTYASPAFRTLLDQSFKTAANMQDEYVSQEHLFLTMLADRSLKVTTMLNRQGVTSDAFLKALMTVRGNQRVTDPYPEDKYQALEKYARNLTDVARKGKLDPVVGRDEEIRRIIQVLTRRTKNNPVLIGEPGVGKTAIVEGLAQRIVNGDIPSTLEGKQVISLDLGALVAGAKYRGEFEDRLKAVLKEVEKRAGEIILFIDEIHTLVGAGAAEGSMDASNMLKPALARGELHCVGATTLDEYRKYIEKDAALERRFQPVLVQEPSEEDTIAILRGIKEKYEVHHGVRIQDAATVAAVTLSSRYITDRFLPDKAIDLIDEAASRLRIEIDSMPTEIDQLERKKIKLEIEQEALKKEKDQASSERLAKVREDLANLDDGLKAMKGQWTLEKDIIQSIRDIKTKIDQAHMEEQRAERAGDLSKVAEIRYGKIVQLNKDLESANSRLSEIQEQHQMLKEEVSAEDVAAVVAKWTGIPVDKLLEGEKEKLVHAEEALGGRVIGQREAIVAVANAVRRARAGLQDPDRPLGSFIFLGPTGVGKTELARSLAEFLFDSEQAMIRIDMSEYMEKHSVARLIGAPPGYVGYDEGGMLTEAVRRRPYAVILLDEIEKAHPDVFNVLLQVLDDGRMTDGKGRTVDFKNTILIMTSNLGSHIIMEMAQTDPETMRRQIDDLLHRQFKPEFLNRIDEIITFHGLTRDNLSQIVDIQIKRMAKRLAEHKYKVTLTKEAKQFLVDTGYDPAFGARPLKRAIQRYIEDPLALEILEGNFAEGDHILIDRGQNNRLMFTKS, from the coding sequence ATGCAACTGGACAAATTCACCCTCAAATCCCAGGAAGCCATTCAGGCCGCCCAACAGCTGGCCCAGGCAAACGGCAACCAGGAACTGCATCCCGAACACCTGCTCAAGGCCATCCTTGAACAGCCTGACGGAGTCGTGGTGCCGGTCTTGCAGAAGATGGGCGTCACGCCGAGCGTGGTCCTCAGCGAAACCAACCAGCTGATCAACGCCCTACCCAAGGTCAGCGGCTCCGGCGCCGGCCAGACCTACGCCTCGCCGGCTTTCAGGACCCTGCTCGACCAATCCTTCAAGACAGCGGCCAACATGCAGGACGAGTACGTCAGCCAGGAGCACCTGTTCCTGACCATGCTGGCTGACCGATCGCTCAAGGTGACCACCATGCTCAACCGCCAAGGTGTCACCAGCGATGCCTTTCTCAAGGCGCTGATGACCGTGCGCGGCAATCAGCGGGTCACGGACCCCTATCCGGAAGACAAGTATCAAGCCTTGGAAAAATATGCCCGCAACCTCACCGATGTGGCCCGCAAGGGCAAGCTTGACCCGGTGGTCGGCCGCGACGAGGAGATCCGGCGGATCATCCAGGTGCTCACCCGGCGCACCAAGAACAATCCGGTGCTGATCGGCGAACCGGGCGTGGGCAAGACGGCCATCGTCGAGGGGCTGGCGCAACGGATCGTCAACGGCGACATCCCGTCGACCCTGGAAGGCAAACAGGTCATTTCTTTGGATCTTGGTGCCCTCGTGGCTGGCGCCAAGTATCGGGGTGAATTTGAGGATCGGCTCAAGGCGGTCCTCAAAGAGGTGGAGAAGCGAGCCGGTGAGATCATCCTGTTCATCGACGAAATCCACACCCTGGTTGGGGCTGGCGCGGCCGAGGGCTCCATGGATGCCTCCAACATGCTCAAGCCGGCGCTGGCCCGTGGTGAGTTGCACTGCGTCGGCGCCACCACCTTGGATGAATACCGTAAGTACATCGAGAAGGACGCCGCCCTGGAGCGCCGTTTCCAGCCGGTGCTGGTCCAAGAGCCCAGCGAGGAGGACACCATCGCCATCCTCCGCGGCATCAAGGAAAAATACGAGGTGCATCACGGGGTGCGCATCCAGGATGCGGCCACCGTGGCGGCCGTCACTCTGTCGAGCCGATACATCACCGACCGTTTCCTGCCGGACAAGGCCATCGACCTGATCGACGAGGCGGCCTCGCGACTGCGGATCGAGATCGACTCCATGCCCACCGAAATCGACCAGTTGGAGCGGAAAAAGATCAAGCTGGAAATCGAACAGGAGGCCCTGAAAAAGGAGAAGGACCAGGCTTCCAGCGAGCGGCTGGCCAAGGTGCGGGAAGATCTGGCCAATCTCGACGATGGGCTCAAGGCAATGAAGGGCCAGTGGACTCTGGAAAAGGATATCATCCAGTCCATCCGCGACATCAAGACCAAGATCGACCAGGCCCACATGGAGGAGCAGCGGGCCGAGCGGGCCGGCGACCTGAGCAAGGTGGCCGAGATTCGTTACGGCAAAATCGTGCAGCTCAACAAGGACCTGGAATCCGCCAACTCCCGCCTCAGCGAGATCCAAGAGCAACATCAGATGCTCAAGGAAGAGGTTTCCGCCGAGGACGTGGCGGCGGTGGTCGCCAAGTGGACCGGCATTCCGGTGGACAAGCTCCTGGAAGGAGAGAAGGAAAAACTGGTTCATGCCGAGGAGGCCCTGGGCGGCCGGGTGATCGGCCAGCGCGAGGCGATCGTCGCCGTGGCCAACGCCGTGCGCCGGGCCCGAGCCGGTTTGCAGGATCCGGACCGGCCGTTGGGCAGTTTCATCTTTCTCGGCCCCACCGGTGTGGGCAAGACCGAACTGGCGCGCAGCCTGGCCGAATTTCTCTTTGACTCCGAACAGGCGATGATCCGCATCGACATGTCGGAATACATGGAGAAGCACTCGGTGGCCCGGTTGATCGGCGCTCCTCCGGGCTATGTCGGCTACGACGAGGGCGGCATGCTCACCGAGGCGGTGCGGCGGCGCCCCTATGCGGTCATCCTCCTGGATGAAATCGAAAAAGCCCACCCCGATGTGTTCAACGTCCTGTTGCAGGTGCTCGACGACGGCCGCATGACCGACGGCAAGGGGCGGACCGTGGATTTCAAGAACACCATCCTGATCATGACCTCGAACCTCGGCAGCCACATCATCATGGAGATGGCTCAGACCGATCCCGAGACCATGCGGCGGCAGATCGATGATCTCCTCCATCGTCAGTTCAAGCCGGAGTTCCTCAACCGTATCGACGAGATCATCACCTTCCATGGCTTGACCCGCGACAATCTGTCGCAGATCGTCGACATCCAGATCAAACGGATGGCCAAGCGGTTGGCCGAACACAAATACAAGGTGACGCTCACCAAGGAGGCCAAGCAGTTCCTGGTGGACACCGGCTACGACCCGGCCTTTGGCGCCCGGCCGCTGAAACGGGCGATCCAGCGGTATATCGAAGACCCGCTGGCGCTGGAGATCCTCGAAGGCAACTTTGCCGAGGGCGACCACATCCTCATCGACCGCGGCCAGAACAACCGGCTCATGTTTACCAAATCATAA